A window of the Dioscorea cayenensis subsp. rotundata cultivar TDr96_F1 chromosome 14, TDr96_F1_v2_PseudoChromosome.rev07_lg8_w22 25.fasta, whole genome shotgun sequence genome harbors these coding sequences:
- the LOC120275067 gene encoding phenolic glucoside malonyltransferase 2-like, protein MATSNELRVLNQISVYPSPGCATETTLPLTFFDVMWIHGHPVERIFFYSLPQHYSTTDHFINSIVPSLTSSLSLTLHHFYPLAGKLIRHSPNSNDFAIHCKHGDSVSFTVAESLADFQALSSNHPLPFNEVYTLVPILDKFSDDSKPLLSLQVTFFPNAGISIGIAFHHIAGDGSVFGHFLKSWALSCSSLGSVPLLQPPPVFDKSLVKDPHGCYSLFLQQLFSCPSDQGPGSSKLAVLDDAVCSTFCLGLDQIQALKKNFSTKSKDNKTPSTFTVACAYIWVCYVKAQRYPTKERAHFIFPVDCRGRLKPPLPATFFGNCIRPGLAEEDTEKLIGEDGVLVASEAIMRTIDAFKDDAINDVKEWMEKSIAWVGTGRMLSLAGSPKLGIYESDFGWGRPTRVVITSIQKTGAMSLSERRDEDGVEIGFVLPKDIMDEFSSIFSSDLQLLSASD, encoded by the coding sequence ATGGCAACATCCAATGAATTAAGGGTACTGAATCAAATCAGTGTATACCCATCTCCAGGCTGTGCAACTGAAACTACACTCCCACTCACCTTCTTTGATGTTATGTGGATCCATGGCCACCCAGTAGAGCGCATCTTCTTCTATTCTCTACCTCAACACTACTCCACCACTGATCATTTCATCAACTCCATAGTCCCATCTCTCacctcttctctctctctaaccCTCCATCACTTCTACCCCTTGGCAGGCAAGCTCATCAGACACTCTCCCAACTCCAATGACTTTGCCATACACTGCAAACATGGTGACTCAGTCTCCTTCACCGTTGCTGAATCTCTTGCTGACTTCCAAGCTCTCTCATCCAACCATCCTCTTCCTTTCAATGAAGTTTACACTCTAGTTCCTATCCTAGACAAGTTCTCAGATGATTCAAAGCCTCTACTATCTTTGCAAGTCACCTTCTTCCCCAACGCTGGCATTAGCATCGGCATCGCCTTCCACCACATCGCTGGTGATGGCTCTGTCTTTGGCCATTTCTTGAAGTCATGGGCTCTGTCATGCAGCTCTTTAGGCTCTGTCCCTCTTCTTCAACCTCCTCCAGTGTTTGATAAATCTCTTGTTAAAGATCCTCATGGATGTTATTCTCTTTTCCTCCAACAACTGTTCTCTTGTCCTTCAGATCAAGGTCCAGGTTCTTCAAAACTCGCAGTTTTAGATGATGCTGTTTGTTCTACGTTCTGTCTTGGTTTAGATCAGATCCAAGCCTTGAAGAAAAACTTCTCTACAAAGTCTAAGGACAACAAGACACCATCAACCTTCACTGTTGCTTGTGCTTACATTTGGGTTTGCTATGTTAAAGCACAAAGATACCCAACCAAAGAAAGAGCTCATTTTATTTTCCCAGTTGATTGCAGGGGAAGGTTAAAGCCTCCGTTGCCGGCCACCTTCTTTGGTAATTGCATCCGGCCTGGTCTCGCTGAGGAAGACACAGAGAAGCTCATCGGAGAAGATGGAGTGCTTGTTGCATCTGAGGCTATTATGAGAACCATTGATGCATTTAAGGATGACGCTATAAATGATGTTAAAGAATGGATGGAAAAAAGCATTGCTTGGGTTGGAACTGGCCGGATGTTGAGTCTTGCTGGGTCTCCAAAACTTGGAATTTATGAGAGTGATTTTGGATGGGGGAGGCCTACAAGGGTTGTGATCACTTCTATTCAAAAGACAGGAGCAATGTCTCTGTCTGAGAGGAGGGATGAAGATGGAGTTGAGATTGGTTTTGTTCTACCAAAAGACATAATGGATGAGTTCAGCTCCATCTTCTCCAGTGACCTCCAACTTCTTTCAGCCTCTGATTAA